The DNA window CGCCGGCGACAAACGCCGACGCTCGATCCCGGGAACGCGGACGTCCAGCTTAACACGAACCATGCTACCAGCGGAGCCGGGACTTCGCGTTTCCACGACGCCCGACGTCCGGCCCCTCGCCCCATCCCTCTCCCCCGCGTACGGGGGAGAGGGGGCAGATTACTTCTTGAAGTACACCTTCACTTCGCTCTCGGCGAGGGTGTCTTTCAGGACGCCGCCTTCGACTTTGACGTCGAAGTCATGGACGTGTTCGTGCCAGTCGCCGTCTTCGAGGCCGCAACCGCCGATGACGACTTCGCCGGCGTGGGTGTCGCGCAGGTTGATGACGACGAGGATCACGTTGCCGGCTTCGTTCCAGCGCTTGTACGCCAGCAGTTGCCGCTCCTGATCCTTCAGCACGACTTCCATGTTGTCGGTCATCATGCCGGGATGATTGCGACGGAGCTTGACCAGGCCGGCGGTATACCGGAGCAGGTCGGCGTTGTTCTCGTTCTGCAGGAGCGTCCAGTCGAGCGGGCGCGGGTCGAGGCTCTTCTCGTTGGACTGCCCGAACTCCTGGCCCATAAAGAGCATCGGCAAGCCCGGGATCGTCAGCAGGATTCCGGCCGCGAGCTTCATGCGACGAAACGCGGCGGCATCGAAGATCTTGCCCTGCTCGCCGATGATGCGCATGAGACGCACCTGGTCGTGCGAACTGGCGTAGTTGACGGTGCGCGATCCGCTGCCGTAGCCGTTTGTCTTAGGGTCGATCTTGCGGGCGAGTTCCTCGACGTCGAACGGCTTTGCGCCGTCGCGCTCGATGCCGGCGGCGTTGGCCTGCAGCACCTTGGCGAGCGACTCGTGCCACGCCGCGTGCATCGGCCCGCCGTTGGGGTAGCCGGTGATCGCCGGGTCCTCGGCGATGTGCTCGCAGATGTTGATGAAGTGCTTCAGGCCGCCGACTTCCTTCAGGCCGGTCTCGGCGAGTTCGCGCATGACGTCGAAATGGGCGATCGCGCGGGTGGCATCGAAGCGGATGCCGTCGATGTGGAACCACTGCACCATGCGCCGGATCGACTCGAGCGCGTACTTGCGTGCGGGGAACAACTCCAGGTGCGGGTCCCAGTGCATGTAGTTGTACTTGGGGCCCCAGTCCATCTCCGGCGGATCGGGGTTCGGATGGTAGAACCAGTACTGGTAATCAATCTTGGCGAGCGGACAGTCGGCGTCGGCGTGGTTATAGACGCCGTCCATCACGACGCGCATGCCACGGGCGTGACATTCGTCGATGAACTTGCAGAAGTCGGCCGCCGAGCCGTAGGTGTTTTCGATCGCGAACAGGCTGCGGAGGTTGTAGCCCCAGCTTTTACCCGGGAATTCCTTGACGGGCATCAGTTCGACGCAGTTGATGCCGAGATCGACCAGGTGGTCGAGCTTTTCGATCGCGTCGAGAAACTTGCCCTTCTCCCACTTGTCGCCGACCTTCTTGCCCAGGTTGCGGGTGAAGTCGCCGATGTGCATCTCGTAGATGACAAGCTGGTCGTTGGGCGGAAGCGGAACGTCGTCGTGCTGCCACACATACTCGAACTCATTACGGCGACCGTCTTTGACGTGCAGGATCGAGTTCTCCTGGCCGTCGTCGGTGACGCTGATGCAGTAGGGGTCGAAGACATCAAGGTCCTGACCGACCGCGAAATAGCTGTTGGACTTGACGCGGAACTTGTAGCGGTAGTCGCCGTCTTCAAGCGCGATCCGATGCCGCCACCAGCCGTACTTGTCCTTGGCGAGCGGGATGGGCTTGAAGTCGTTCCAACTCCCCAGGAGAGAGCAGGATTCGTTGTAGGGAGCGAAGAGACCGAGTTCGATACCGTCCTCGGCGGGACGGGAAGTGGGGTTTGCCTTGCGGGCCATAGATAAGACTCCGCTGGGGAGGGTCGGATGCTTCAAAGTGAAGCGTCCCCAGCGGTGGCATCATTGGAGTGGCGTTCTGATGGAAGAATGAGACGGGGATGAAATCAGATTTAAGCAGTCTTCTCTTCCGACCCTTCGGACGACGCGATTGAACGCGACGGTGAAACGAGTCGCCCCGGAATCGACGGGGTGTCGTTCCGGGGCGAGCTTAACTTCGATGAGCTGCTATCCGAAGTCGTTGTCGAACGATGAACGCTCAGGCGAGCGTGCGGCTGCGGCGGCGAAGCAAAAGGCCAACCACGAGCGACGCCGTGACGGCGAGCGTGCCCGGTTCGGGAACCGGAGTGGTCGCCGGGATGACACTGACGGCCGCTTCAACGTTGCCGGGACCGGTCCACTGCAGGCCGCTGGCGGCGCTGGTGTCCTGGAGCAGGTTGAAGAAGTTACCCGAGGTGACGCGTGCCGTGATGGAGCCGGTGCCGCCGGAGTAGGAACCGTCGGCAAGAAGCACGGGATTGGCGAAGGTGGAGGTGGTGCCGCCAATGGGGGCGTAGCTCCCTGCGGCGCGCCCCACGCCCAGGACGACGAAGGCATCCTGGGCCGGATCGTTGCCGCCGGCGTAAGCCGTCTTCTGACCCGCGGCCAGACCGGCCACAGAGCCACCGGCCAAAGTACCGTTGCTGGGGAACTGAACGAAGCCGTAGCTCGAAAGGAAGTCGTTGGTATCGAGAAGACCCGTCGGCATGCGGCGCGCCCGCGTTGTGATGGACGTGCCGCCGTTACCTAGGATATCGATCGAGAAGCTCGAGATGCCCGCGACCTGACCACCCAGGGCACCCGCGATGGAGTTCGGGTTGCTGATCGTTCCGAACACGGCATAAGTGCCGGCGGAGGCAGACGTCGGGTTGACGACGACCGAGAGCGTTACGTCAGCGGCACGCGCCACATTCGACCCGACCAGCGACGCGCCGAGCGCGACGGCAAACAAAACGGTCAACTTACGCATAAATCCCACTCCAGTAGGTAGAAACTTGCAATGCTTACGTAGCCCAGCCAGAGAAATCACCGGCAGGCCGAGGCCGGGAACCGGCCCGCCGGTGACTGATCTCAGTTAGCGACGACGACGGCGACCCAGCAGCCCGAGGCCGGCGATACCGGCGACACACAGCGAGGTCGGCTCGGGAACCGCGGCCGCTTCGAATGCCTGCATGTAGGCCCACTGGTCGGGCGTGAATCCGACCGCGCCGGCACCGATGTTCTGGCCGAACTTCGCTTCCAAAAGCTGGTAGTCGGTGAAGTTCACCAGCCCGTTAGAATCGAAGTCGCCTTCGAGCCACTTGCCGGCCTGACCGAACTTGGCTTCCAGCCGCTGGAAGTCGGAGAAGTCAACCTTGCCGTCGAAGTTGGCGTCGCCGTCGAGCAGACCGGCGTTGCCAAGGGCATCGCGAACAAGCTTGAAGTCGCCGGTGTTGGTGATGTCGCCGGTGTCGTTCAGCTCGACGTCCACCAGGCTGATGGGGACGCGGTTGATCAGGTCGTTTGACGAAGACTTCGGATCGAGCGGGTTACCGAAGTCGTCGACGAACGCGGTGAGCTGGCCGGTCGCCGAAACCCTGGCGACGGCGTCGAGCTGGTTGTCGAGGTTGCGGTAGTCCTTGGTGACGAAGTTGTCGACGAGCTGGGCATCCAGCTTGCTGACCTTGCCGTCGCGGTTGACGTCGAACTTGTTGAACGCGTTGGTGCCGTTGGCGTCGTCGAAGGTGTAGGTCTGAACGAGCGTGGGGCCGGAACCGGTGGTGCTGAGCACCGTCGAGCCGCCCGGCGCCGCGGTGCCGGTGGGAGTCGTCACCTTCGCGATGGCCTGCTGCTTCTGGAGAGTGCTCGCCGCAAGACCGCCGCTATTGAGCTGGTCCAGGGCGGCGTTCTTACGGAGCACGCCGCTGCGGACCTTGTCGCCGAAGGCAGCCGCTCCACCGCTGAGGGTGGTCGAG is part of the Humisphaera borealis genome and encodes:
- a CDS encoding alpha-amylase family glycosyl hydrolase, yielding MARKANPTSRPAEDGIELGLFAPYNESCSLLGSWNDFKPIPLAKDKYGWWRHRIALEDGDYRYKFRVKSNSYFAVGQDLDVFDPYCISVTDDGQENSILHVKDGRRNEFEYVWQHDDVPLPPNDQLVIYEMHIGDFTRNLGKKVGDKWEKGKFLDAIEKLDHLVDLGINCVELMPVKEFPGKSWGYNLRSLFAIENTYGSAADFCKFIDECHARGMRVVMDGVYNHADADCPLAKIDYQYWFYHPNPDPPEMDWGPKYNYMHWDPHLELFPARKYALESIRRMVQWFHIDGIRFDATRAIAHFDVMRELAETGLKEVGGLKHFINICEHIAEDPAITGYPNGGPMHAAWHESLAKVLQANAAGIERDGAKPFDVEELARKIDPKTNGYGSGSRTVNYASSHDQVRLMRIIGEQGKIFDAAAFRRMKLAAGILLTIPGLPMLFMGQEFGQSNEKSLDPRPLDWTLLQNENNADLLRYTAGLVKLRRNHPGMMTDNMEVVLKDQERQLLAYKRWNEAGNVILVVINLRDTHAGEVVIGGCGLEDGDWHEHVHDFDVKVEGGVLKDTLAESEVKVYFKK
- a CDS encoding PEP-CTERM sorting domain-containing protein (PEP-CTERM proteins occur, often in large numbers, in the proteomes of bacteria that also encode an exosortase, a predicted intramembrane cysteine proteinase. The presence of a PEP-CTERM domain at a protein's C-terminus predicts cleavage within the sorting domain, followed by covalent anchoring to some some component of the (usually Gram-negative) cell surface. Many PEP-CTERM proteins exhibit an unusual sequence composition that includes large numbers of potential glycosylation sites. Expression of one such protein has been shown restore the ability of a bacterium to form floc, a type of biofilm.) produces the protein MRKLTVLFAVALGASLVGSNVARAADVTLSVVVNPTSASAGTYAVFGTISNPNSIAGALGGQVAGISSFSIDILGNGGTSITTRARRMPTGLLDTNDFLSSYGFVQFPSNGTLAGGSVAGLAAGQKTAYAGGNDPAQDAFVVLGVGRAAGSYAPIGGTTSTFANPVLLADGSYSGGTGSITARVTSGNFFNLLQDTSAASGLQWTGPGNVEAAVSVIPATTPVPEPGTLAVTASLVVGLLLRRRSRTLA